The Desmonostoc muscorum LEGE 12446 genome includes a region encoding these proteins:
- a CDS encoding heavy-metal-associated domain-containing protein, with translation MTFQLTVPNMACSVCASTITKALQAVDANASIQADPTTKLVSVETQASETAIKEALAAAGYPVG, from the coding sequence ATGACTTTCCAACTCACAGTTCCCAACATGGCTTGTTCTGTTTGTGCAAGTACCATCACCAAAGCACTTCAGGCAGTCGATGCCAATGCTAGCATTCAAGCCGATCCAACAACCAAGCTTGTCAGCGTCGAAACTCAAGCTTCAGAAACAGCGATTAAGGAAGCGTTAGCTGCTGCTGGCTATCCAGTCGGCTAA
- a CDS encoding heavy metal translocating P-type ATPase, which produces MDTLTLKLRGMSCAACANNVEKAIRSVRGVIDCNVNFGAEQAAINYDRSLTNLEQIQGAIAAAGYSSDSLSEEILSPEDDAETATRQAKQRELSLKLLVGGVISSFLFLGSLPMMTGVNLPLIPSFLENPWVQLVLTTPVVFWCGGSFYRNGWKAFKRHTATMDTLIALGTSAAYLYSLFITVFPGFFIAQGLIPHVYYEVAAIVITLILLGRLLENRAKGQTSEAIRKLMGLQARDARVIRDGVEIDVPIAEVKINDVILVRPGEKIPVDGEVIAGVSTVDEAMVTGESLPVKKQPPDEVIGATINGAGAFQFRATRVGKDTFLAQIVKLVQQAQGSKAPIQRLADQVTGWFVPAVIAIAIATFVIWFNFTGNLTLATMTTVGVLIIACPCALGLATPTSVMVGTGKGAENGILIKGADSLELAHKIQTIVLDKTGTLTVGKPTVTDFVTVNGTANGNELKLLQLAATVERNSEHPLASAVVRYAESQQVSLIEAKDFQAIAGSGVQAIVSDRLVQIGTQRWLTELEINTTVIEQYKNAWEAAGKTVIFIAVDGEIQAVMGIADALKPSSATVVKTLQKLGLEVVMLTGDNRQTADAIAGQVGIQRVFAEVRPDQKAAIIQSLQKKGLGTRDWGLGKILPSTQSPVPNPQSLVAMVGDGINDAPALAQADVGIAIGTGTDVAIAASDITLISGDLQGIVTAIQLSRATINNIRQNLFFAFIYNVIGIPIAAGILFPIFGWLLNPIIAGAAMALSSVSVVSNALRLRKFQPKTL; this is translated from the coding sequence ATGGATACTCTCACACTGAAACTTCGAGGCATGAGTTGTGCCGCTTGTGCCAACAACGTCGAAAAGGCGATTCGCTCGGTTCGCGGGGTGATTGACTGCAACGTTAACTTTGGAGCTGAACAAGCCGCCATCAATTACGATCGCTCTCTCACCAATTTAGAACAAATCCAAGGTGCGATCGCGGCTGCTGGTTACTCTTCTGACTCACTCTCCGAAGAAATCCTGTCTCCAGAAGATGATGCCGAGACAGCAACTAGACAAGCAAAACAACGCGAACTCTCACTCAAGCTATTGGTAGGAGGTGTAATCAGCAGTTTCCTATTTTTAGGATCGCTGCCGATGATGACTGGGGTAAATTTGCCCTTGATTCCCAGTTTCCTGGAGAATCCCTGGGTACAGCTAGTGCTGACAACACCGGTCGTGTTTTGGTGTGGTGGATCTTTTTACCGCAATGGCTGGAAAGCTTTTAAGCGTCATACGGCAACGATGGACACGCTGATTGCTTTGGGTACAAGTGCAGCCTATCTATATTCTTTGTTTATTACCGTTTTTCCTGGATTTTTTATTGCTCAGGGCTTGATTCCTCATGTTTATTATGAAGTTGCTGCCATTGTCATTACCTTAATTTTGTTGGGGCGATTATTGGAAAATCGCGCCAAGGGACAAACTTCTGAAGCTATCCGCAAACTCATGGGACTCCAAGCCAGAGATGCTAGAGTCATCCGCGATGGTGTGGAAATTGATGTTCCCATTGCCGAAGTCAAAATCAACGATGTGATTTTGGTACGCCCTGGCGAAAAAATTCCAGTAGATGGCGAAGTGATTGCAGGGGTTTCCACGGTAGATGAAGCAATGGTGACTGGTGAAAGTTTGCCAGTCAAAAAGCAACCACCAGATGAAGTGATTGGAGCAACGATTAACGGTGCGGGTGCATTTCAGTTTCGGGCGACACGAGTCGGAAAAGATACGTTTTTGGCTCAAATCGTCAAATTGGTGCAACAAGCACAAGGTTCTAAAGCACCAATTCAGCGGTTGGCAGATCAAGTGACGGGATGGTTTGTACCAGCTGTGATTGCCATTGCGATCGCCACTTTTGTGATTTGGTTTAATTTCACAGGCAACCTCACCTTAGCAACAATGACAACGGTAGGTGTACTAATTATCGCTTGTCCTTGTGCTTTGGGTTTAGCTACCCCTACTTCTGTAATGGTAGGAACCGGCAAAGGTGCAGAAAATGGTATTTTGATTAAGGGCGCAGACAGCTTAGAACTGGCACACAAAATCCAAACTATAGTTTTAGATAAAACCGGCACTTTAACTGTGGGTAAACCTACGGTTACAGATTTTGTAACTGTCAACGGCACAGCCAATGGTAACGAACTCAAGCTTTTACAGTTAGCAGCAACGGTAGAACGTAATTCTGAACATCCTTTAGCCTCAGCTGTTGTTAGGTATGCCGAGTCTCAACAGGTGAGTTTAATAGAGGCTAAAGACTTTCAAGCGATCGCAGGTAGTGGCGTCCAAGCAATTGTTAGCGATCGCCTGGTGCAAATTGGTACTCAACGCTGGTTAACAGAACTCGAAATTAATACCACGGTTATTGAGCAGTATAAAAATGCATGGGAAGCTGCTGGCAAAACAGTTATTTTCATAGCCGTAGATGGCGAAATCCAAGCAGTAATGGGTATTGCCGATGCCCTCAAACCTTCATCCGCAACAGTAGTAAAAACACTACAAAAGTTGGGTTTAGAAGTAGTAATGCTTACCGGAGATAATCGTCAAACTGCTGATGCGATCGCGGGACAAGTCGGCATCCAGCGAGTATTTGCCGAAGTCCGTCCAGATCAAAAGGCGGCGATAATCCAATCTCTGCAAAAAAAGGGACTGGGGACTAGGGACTGGGGACTAGGAAAAATTCTTCCCAGTACCCAATCCCCAGTACCCAATCCCCAATCCCTTGTCGCAATGGTAGGCGATGGCATAAATGATGCCCCAGCACTAGCACAGGCTGATGTGGGAATTGCGATCGGTACGGGGACAGATGTGGCGATCGCTGCTAGCGATATCACGCTCATTTCTGGAGATTTACAAGGAATTGTGACGGCTATTCAACTCAGCCGCGCTACTATCAACAATATCAGGCAAAATCTCTTTTTTGCTTTTATTTACAACGTTATCGGCATTCCCATTGCAGCTGGAATTCTCTTCCCAATCTTTGGTTGGTTACTCAATCCCATTATCGCCGGAGCCGCGATGGCTCTTTCTTCGGTTTCTGTTGTGAGTAATGCCCTAAGATTGCGTAAATTTCAACCAAAAACTCTCTGA
- the lepB gene encoding signal peptidase I: protein MRIDFILLTFLSVVSFIPLLNSEISQVKHQKLLQKIHRDKLSTKKILSVDSSNIRTLREMFEIRWIPAGSMETTLYGSPVQWNADYVLVDKFVYDSQLPKRGDIIIFKPTEKLTQLEYTEPFIKRIIALPGEKVELRKGKVYINNQLLQEKYLHPKQKTTIDVCASDEQPPALSKPQTLPPNSYLTLGDNRTNSYDSRCWGFVPKENIIGQVVRRVWPLESKLDLDETRNQQQYSLEELFLKNIGFIVAPNNLNDSINFFQKYLGDARKNRDINGEITALRHLSLYGIMLGYKNDQAMNYSQQLLNIARKHKLSGAETQALAYMSLASFLKDDPNLAINYGQQVLPLVQKNEDDYSEYTALLSLAIAHVYLNDCSKYQLFYSQSLSVLNRLPSSNKKILQEQIFPIFEQVNIKACLPLSKL, encoded by the coding sequence ATGCGAATTGATTTTATATTGCTGACTTTCCTCAGTGTTGTTAGCTTCATTCCCCTATTGAACTCTGAGATTTCACAGGTTAAACACCAAAAATTATTGCAGAAAATTCATAGGGATAAGTTATCCACCAAAAAAATCTTATCTGTTGATAGCAGCAATATTCGGACATTGAGAGAAATGTTTGAGATTAGATGGATACCAGCAGGTTCAATGGAAACTACTTTATATGGTAGTCCAGTGCAATGGAATGCAGATTATGTATTAGTTGATAAATTTGTTTACGATTCTCAATTGCCTAAACGTGGCGATATTATTATATTTAAGCCTACTGAAAAATTGACACAGCTAGAGTATACAGAACCATTTATCAAGCGGATTATTGCTCTACCTGGAGAAAAAGTAGAACTTAGAAAAGGTAAAGTATATATTAACAATCAGCTTCTTCAAGAAAAGTATCTTCATCCCAAACAAAAAACAACTATAGATGTTTGTGCATCGGATGAACAACCACCTGCTTTGTCTAAACCTCAAACTCTACCACCTAACTCGTATTTAACACTAGGGGATAATCGCACTAATAGTTACGATAGTCGTTGTTGGGGTTTTGTTCCTAAAGAAAATATTATTGGGCAAGTAGTCAGAAGAGTTTGGCCTCTAGAAAGTAAACTTGATTTAGATGAAACCCGCAATCAACAACAGTATTCTTTAGAAGAATTGTTTCTCAAAAATATAGGTTTTATAGTAGCTCCAAATAATTTAAATGATTCTATTAATTTCTTTCAAAAGTATTTAGGAGATGCTCGGAAAAATCGGGATATTAACGGTGAAATTACAGCCTTAAGACATCTTTCTTTGTATGGTATAATGCTTGGTTATAAAAACGATCAAGCGATGAATTATTCTCAACAACTCTTAAATATCGCACGTAAACATAAACTTTCGGGAGCAGAAACTCAAGCTTTGGCATATATGTCTTTAGCTTCTTTCCTTAAAGATGATCCTAATTTAGCCATTAATTACGGGCAGCAAGTTTTACCACTGGTACAAAAAAATGAAGATGATTACAGTGAATATACTGCGCTATTGAGTCTGGCGATCGCTCATGTATATTTAAATGATTGCTCTAAATATCAGCTTTTTTATAGTCAAAGTTTATCTGTTTTAAATAGACTTCCAAGCTCAAACAAAAAAATACTACAAGAACAAATATTTCCTATTTTTGAACAAGTAAATATAAAAGCTTGTTTACCACTATCAAAACTGTAA
- a CDS encoding nucleoside deaminase — protein MDEFMQVAIQEAKQGRQEGGIPIGSVLVKDGKILGRGHNKRVQDADPVTHAEIDCLRNAGRVGSYRGTTLYSTLMPCYLCAGAVVQFGIKKVIAGESRTFPGAKDFMISHGVEVIDLNLEECEQIMSEFIESNPELWNEDIGK, from the coding sequence ATGGATGAATTTATGCAGGTTGCAATTCAAGAAGCAAAACAAGGCAGACAAGAAGGTGGAATTCCTATCGGTTCGGTTCTTGTCAAGGATGGCAAAATTCTCGGCAGAGGACACAATAAACGGGTACAAGATGCCGATCCTGTTACCCATGCCGAAATTGATTGTCTTCGCAATGCTGGCAGAGTTGGCAGCTATAGAGGTACAACACTATATTCAACCTTAATGCCGTGCTATTTATGCGCTGGGGCAGTGGTACAATTTGGCATTAAAAAAGTTATTGCCGGAGAATCCAGAACTTTTCCTGGTGCCAAAGATTTTATGATATCTCATGGTGTAGAAGTAATTGATCTCAATCTTGAGGAATGCGAACAAATAATGAGTGAATTTATTGAAAGTAACCCTGAACTTTGGAACGAAGATATTGGTAAGTAA
- a CDS encoding nucleoside hydrolase — protein MSKQLVLMDHDGGVDDYLATMLLLTMDHIELLGVVVTPADCYIQPAVSATRKILDLMGFSHIPVAESTVRGINPFPNLYRRDSFIVDHLPILNQSETITTPLVAETGQDFMIQVLREASDPVTLMVTGPLTTVAVALEKAPDIEAKIHKIVWMGGALNVPGNVEKSLEPGQDGSAEWNVYWDPISAARVWETQIEIIMCPLDLTNNVPVTSELVQKMGRQRHYPLSDLAGQCYALVIPQDYYFWDVLATAYLGHPKFYQLREWETEIVTSGLSQGRTKIVSGGRKIYAMDKVDKDAFYAYILQQWAR, from the coding sequence ATGTCAAAACAACTCGTATTAATGGATCATGATGGCGGTGTAGATGATTATTTAGCAACTATGCTGCTGCTGACAATGGATCATATCGAACTTCTCGGTGTTGTTGTCACCCCAGCCGATTGTTATATCCAACCAGCTGTTAGCGCCACACGGAAAATTCTCGATTTGATGGGATTTTCTCATATTCCGGTTGCAGAAAGTACTGTACGTGGTATTAACCCATTTCCCAATCTTTATCGCCGCGATTCCTTTATTGTTGACCATCTCCCCATTCTCAACCAAAGCGAAACCATCACTACGCCTTTAGTTGCTGAAACTGGTCAAGATTTTATGATTCAGGTATTACGTGAAGCATCAGACCCCGTAACCTTGATGGTAACTGGGCCGTTGACGACGGTTGCAGTCGCTTTGGAAAAAGCACCAGACATTGAAGCCAAGATTCACAAAATTGTTTGGATGGGGGGTGCTTTGAATGTTCCTGGTAATGTAGAAAAAAGTTTAGAACCAGGACAAGATGGTTCCGCTGAATGGAATGTTTATTGGGACCCAATTTCAGCAGCGCGAGTTTGGGAAACCCAAATTGAAATTATTATGTGTCCTTTGGATTTGACGAACAATGTCCCAGTCACATCAGAATTAGTGCAAAAAATGGGGCGACAACGCCACTATCCCCTCTCCGATTTAGCAGGACAATGTTATGCATTAGTTATCCCCCAAGATTATTATTTTTGGGATGTTTTAGCAACGGCTTATTTGGGACATCCAAAATTTTATCAATTGCGCGAATGGGAAACAGAAATTGTTACGAGTGGTCTGAGTCAGGGGCGAACTAAAATTGTGTCTGGTGGTCGGAAGATTTATGCAATGGATAAAGTAGATAAAGATGCTTTTTATGCTTATATTTTGCAGCAATGGGCGAGGTAA
- a CDS encoding SDR family NAD(P)-dependent oxidoreductase codes for MTYIGKTALITGASSGIGEVFAHALAQRGMNLVLVARSESKLQELSTQLNNKYGIRADAIAADLSCENIGLYVYEETQKRQLHVDMLINNAGFSTKGNFETISLDKDHQQVMLNVVSVVDLTHAFIPAMLEKGEGTIINIGSTASFYPLPYQAVYGATKAFILSFSEALWAEYQGRGIKVLALCPGPTDTAFFNAMGQDLTLKKHSPQEVVRIGLSALEENRHYVIPGLRNTLESNVLPRLLPRVALAKLVSSISQKVFQSAD; via the coding sequence ATGACCTACATCGGGAAAACTGCGCTTATTACAGGTGCATCAAGTGGAATCGGAGAAGTATTTGCCCATGCGCTGGCACAACGAGGGATGAATCTTGTCCTTGTGGCACGCTCAGAAAGTAAGTTGCAAGAACTATCAACTCAACTGAATAATAAATACGGAATTAGGGCAGATGCGATCGCTGCTGACCTCAGTTGCGAGAATATAGGCTTGTATGTGTATGAAGAGACGCAAAAGCGGCAATTGCATGTGGATATGCTCATCAACAACGCGGGTTTCAGTACAAAGGGAAACTTTGAAACCATTTCACTCGATAAAGACCATCAGCAGGTGATGTTGAATGTTGTATCGGTTGTTGATTTGACCCATGCTTTTATTCCAGCCATGTTGGAGAAGGGTGAAGGCACGATTATTAATATTGGTTCCACAGCCAGTTTTTATCCGCTACCCTATCAAGCGGTTTATGGTGCAACCAAAGCATTCATTCTTTCTTTTAGTGAAGCACTGTGGGCTGAATATCAGGGCAGAGGGATTAAGGTACTTGCTCTGTGTCCAGGCCCTACAGATACTGCGTTTTTCAATGCAATGGGGCAAGATCTAACCCTTAAGAAGCATTCACCCCAAGAAGTTGTTCGCATCGGCTTGTCTGCATTGGAGGAGAATCGACACTATGTGATACCTGGTTTGAGAAACACTTTAGAGTCAAATGTTTTACCACGCCTTTTGCCTCGTGTTGCTCTGGCAAAGCTGGTTAGCAGCATCAGCCAAAAAGTCTTTCAGTCCGCTGACTGA
- a CDS encoding MarR family winged helix-turn-helix transcriptional regulator — protein sequence MSQADELTRCIAALADLFEVAQQSLGEAANLSKQECRVINVVGQSQSLIMREISERSGLSITNTTGIVEKLVKKGYLRRERSDEDRRIVRICLTPEGEKIYAMEVENYRKVSQAIMNALDEQEQQQMLRMMKKATRHLVEEKIRPQRSHL from the coding sequence GTGAGCCAAGCAGACGAGCTAACGCGTTGCATTGCTGCTCTTGCAGACCTGTTTGAAGTTGCACAGCAGAGTCTAGGGGAAGCAGCTAATCTTAGTAAGCAAGAATGCAGAGTAATCAATGTGGTTGGTCAGTCTCAATCACTGATTATGCGCGAGATTAGTGAACGTTCAGGACTGAGCATTACTAACACGACAGGAATTGTGGAAAAACTCGTGAAAAAGGGATACTTGCGCCGCGAACGTTCAGATGAAGATAGAAGGATCGTAAGAATTTGTTTAACTCCTGAAGGAGAAAAGATTTATGCGATGGAGGTAGAAAATTATCGGAAGGTGAGTCAAGCAATTATGAATGCGTTAGACGAGCAAGAGCAACAACAAATGTTACGGATGATGAAAAAAGCAACCCGCCATCTTGTAGAGGAAAAAATCAGACCACAACGATCGCATCTGTAG
- a CDS encoding Wadjet anti-phage system protein JetD domain-containing protein, which yields MLFSSYFLSKSHYFPQTISIMMDAKTFETFQEFAVNVTESIAENLLYLTPEEQGLYSYLSIENKSLEQEHISQNYAYQYIHSSCVRIPD from the coding sequence ATGCTTTTTTCTAGCTACTTTTTGTCTAAGTCCCATTATTTTCCTCAAACCATTTCCATAATGATGGATGCAAAAACGTTTGAAACTTTCCAAGAATTTGCGGTTAATGTTACAGAATCAATTGCCGAAAATTTACTTTATCTTACTCCTGAAGAACAAGGTTTATATTCCTATCTCTCTATTGAGAATAAAAGCTTAGAGCAAGAACACATTAGTCAAAATTATGCCTATCAATATATACACAGTTCGTGTGTTAGGATACCTGACTGA
- a CDS encoding NUDIX hydrolase has product MSNLKKWKTLKSKMVLDHYWCQVRQDEIELPNGKIIDDYFVSIRPEVAMVLPITSSREIIFVRQYRHAVGEFFVELPAGNFDSTKESAEVAAMREFTEETGYITQELKQIGILYDKPSKDTNQIHLFLAENVIKVREQQLDITEEIEIILIPIESVLDKIIQGEISVAGTVAALFFGLKFINY; this is encoded by the coding sequence ATGAGCAACTTAAAAAAATGGAAAACTTTAAAATCAAAAATGGTCTTAGATCATTACTGGTGTCAGGTTAGGCAAGATGAAATAGAATTACCCAATGGAAAAATTATCGATGATTATTTTGTCAGTATTAGACCTGAAGTTGCAATGGTTTTACCTATAACTAGTAGTAGAGAAATTATTTTTGTCCGGCAATATAGACACGCCGTCGGTGAATTTTTTGTAGAATTGCCAGCAGGGAATTTCGACTCTACAAAAGAGAGTGCCGAAGTAGCAGCAATGAGAGAATTTACAGAAGAAACTGGTTATATCACCCAAGAATTAAAACAAATAGGAATTTTATACGATAAACCGAGCAAAGATACCAATCAAATACATTTATTTTTAGCAGAAAATGTGATAAAAGTTAGAGAACAACAACTTGATATTACAGAAGAAATTGAGATTATATTAATTCCTATAGAATCAGTTTTAGATAAAATTATTCAAGGTGAAATTTCTGTTGCTGGTACCGTAGCGGCTCTCTTTTTCGGTTTAAAATTTATTAATTATTAA
- a CDS encoding dipeptide epimerase, translating to MQINVNLFTVNKRFPLTISRGTTAQTTNVWVKISEDGIEGWGEASPFGVGNHRQSTDTIKDALEQVIPLLQGFSPLQRQEIEQVLSQNQVPSAVKAALDMAMHDWLGKCVGLPLWQIWGLDRQAIVPTSLTIGINSPEGAIARAKDWLNFTDVRVFKVKLGSPDGIEADRKMLLAVREAAPEREFFVDANGGWSLEDAIAMCNWLADLGIKYVEQPLPRGQETSLAKLKENSPLPIFVDESCFTSSDIPDLANYVDGINIKLMKSGGLTEAMRMVHVARAYGLQVMFGCYSDSSLANTAAAQLAPLADYLDLDSHLNLIDDPFTGALVKEGRVLPNDLPGLGVQHSASAT from the coding sequence ATGCAAATAAATGTGAATTTATTTACAGTTAATAAGAGATTTCCGTTGACTATTAGTCGGGGAACAACAGCACAGACTACGAATGTCTGGGTGAAAATTTCAGAAGATGGCATCGAAGGCTGGGGGGAAGCGTCGCCGTTCGGTGTGGGTAATCACCGCCAATCAACTGATACAATCAAGGACGCTCTAGAGCAAGTTATACCACTGTTGCAAGGATTCAGTCCCTTACAACGGCAGGAAATTGAGCAAGTGTTAAGCCAAAACCAAGTTCCTTCTGCTGTGAAAGCAGCCTTGGATATGGCAATGCACGATTGGCTGGGTAAATGCGTCGGGTTACCCTTGTGGCAAATTTGGGGACTCGATCGCCAAGCCATTGTACCAACTTCCCTGACAATCGGCATTAATTCACCAGAAGGTGCGATCGCCAGAGCCAAAGACTGGTTAAACTTTACCGATGTTCGTGTTTTCAAAGTCAAGCTGGGCAGTCCAGATGGCATAGAAGCAGACCGAAAAATGCTCCTAGCAGTGCGAGAAGCAGCACCAGAACGAGAATTTTTTGTTGATGCTAACGGCGGGTGGAGTTTAGAAGATGCGATCGCCATGTGCAATTGGCTGGCTGATTTAGGTATAAAGTATGTAGAACAGCCATTGCCACGGGGGCAAGAAACAAGCTTAGCAAAACTCAAGGAAAATTCTCCTCTCCCCATCTTCGTCGATGAAAGTTGCTTCACAAGTTCTGATATTCCCGATCTAGCAAACTACGTGGATGGGATTAATATTAAACTGATGAAATCAGGGGGACTAACTGAAGCAATGCGAATGGTACATGTAGCCAGAGCCTATGGATTACAAGTAATGTTCGGTTGCTATTCTGACAGTTCCTTAGCTAATACAGCAGCAGCGCAGCTAGCACCACTAGCTGATTATTTAGATTTAGACAGTCACCTTAACTTAATTGATGACCCCTTTACGGGTGCATTGGTAAAAGAAGGGAGAGTTTTGCCAAACGATTTACCAGGTTTGGGGGTACAACACAGTGCGTCTGCCACTTAA
- a CDS encoding DUF1611 domain-containing protein: MRLPLNQRVAILLHEGITGPQGKTGLAILRYSEAPIVVVIDRDSVGKSLSKLTGLKRDVPIVASVAGALEYKPEVLVIGIAPGGGAVPDDYWLEIKDALQAGMSLVNGLHTPMANMPELNALLKPGQLIWDVRKEPSNIGIASGMARTLPCRRVLTVGTDMAIGKMSTSLELHWASKLRGWRSKFLATGQTGVMLEGDGVPLDAVRVDFAAGAVEQMVMRYGKNYDILHIEGQGSLLHPGSTATLPLIRGSQPTQLVLAHRAGQVHVRNHPHVVIPPLRKVIQLYETVASAGGAFGNVPVVGIALNTAHLDEFSAHEAIAQITAETGLPCTDVVRFDADVLLDAVMKN; the protein is encoded by the coding sequence GTGCGTCTGCCACTTAATCAACGAGTAGCTATCTTACTTCATGAGGGAATTACCGGGCCTCAAGGTAAAACAGGGCTAGCGATTTTACGCTACAGTGAAGCCCCAATCGTAGTAGTCATCGATCGCGACTCTGTTGGGAAATCTTTGTCAAAATTAACAGGTCTCAAGCGTGATGTACCAATTGTGGCATCTGTAGCCGGTGCCCTGGAGTACAAGCCAGAAGTCTTGGTAATTGGCATAGCCCCAGGAGGTGGCGCCGTCCCAGATGATTACTGGTTGGAAATCAAAGACGCTTTACAAGCTGGAATGTCTCTGGTGAATGGTTTACATACACCAATGGCAAATATGCCAGAGTTAAATGCACTGCTTAAACCAGGACAACTAATTTGGGATGTGCGGAAAGAGCCATCTAATATAGGTATTGCCAGCGGCATGGCACGCACTCTCCCCTGTCGGCGGGTATTGACTGTGGGAACCGACATGGCGATCGGTAAAATGTCAACCAGCCTAGAGTTACATTGGGCGTCAAAACTCCGGGGCTGGCGTTCTAAATTCTTAGCCACAGGTCAAACTGGTGTCATGTTAGAAGGCGATGGTGTGCCTTTGGATGCTGTACGAGTAGACTTTGCCGCTGGTGCTGTGGAACAGATGGTCATGCGCTATGGCAAAAACTACGATATCCTGCACATTGAAGGACAAGGTTCGCTGCTACACCCTGGTTCAACCGCAACCCTACCGTTGATTCGTGGTTCCCAACCAACCCAACTGGTATTGGCACATCGGGCGGGACAAGTTCATGTACGCAATCATCCCCATGTAGTAATTCCACCTTTACGTAAGGTAATCCAACTTTATGAAACTGTCGCTAGTGCCGGCGGTGCCTTTGGAAATGTGCCTGTAGTCGGTATAGCATTGAACACAGCCCATCTCGATGAATTTTCGGCTCATGAGGCGATCGCTCAAATCACAGCAGAAACCGGACTACCTTGCACCGATGTCGTTCGCTTTGATGCCGATGTGCTTTTGGATGCAGTCATGAAGAATTAG
- the psb34 gene encoding photosystem II assembly protein Psb34 has product MYTTVNEDGVLNNYATEPKVYYAEYPAIWEQRKYLIQGVFATLIVTTLVLVGFSVS; this is encoded by the coding sequence ATGTACACCACTGTAAACGAAGACGGCGTTCTCAATAACTACGCAACTGAACCCAAGGTCTACTACGCTGAGTACCCAGCGATTTGGGAACAACGTAAATACTTGATACAAGGTGTTTTTGCAACATTAATCGTCACTACTTTAGTTTTGGTTGGTTTTAGCGTCAGTTAA
- a CDS encoding DUF5615 family PIN-like protein has protein sequence MLDDLKRIKFLIDEDISPAVARYLCNELFIDAIAVRDRGLLGAKDYQVLEYAFNEERILVTANVRDFEKFARITEIHAGIVFICQGDLSRNEQIAIVKEAVNEINGELENGRDMLNRVLYMGEDGNKRFENLR, from the coding sequence GTGTTGGACGACCTAAAAAGAATCAAATTCCTGATTGATGAGGATATTTCACCAGCTGTTGCACGTTACTTGTGTAACGAGCTTTTTATTGATGCAATTGCTGTTAGAGATCGGGGGTTACTTGGTGCAAAAGACTATCAAGTTTTAGAATACGCTTTTAATGAAGAGCGTATTCTTGTAACAGCAAATGTTCGGGATTTTGAAAAGTTTGCTCGGATTACAGAAATCCATGCTGGGATTGTATTCATTTGTCAGGGAGATTTATCTCGAAATGAGCAAATTGCTATTGTAAAAGAAGCTGTGAATGAAATAAATGGTGAATTAGAAAATGGACGCGATATGTTAAATCGCGTTCTATACATGGGAGAAGATGGTAATAAAAGGTTTGAGAATTTGAGGTAA
- a CDS encoding DUF433 domain-containing protein, with protein MYIETFTPTEAAAFIELPTKKIYKEVEYRILPEYNPPRLNFAALVYLRLIKEIDFFNVDFRLYLYQSLVRALEQNLPTIEIARFIKIEVEPIAKEVLEFINCFQLWKENLVSDPNIMGGEAVFPNSRLTVRHIGSMLDRGESIEIIHEDYPYLTEEDIKFAQVYVKAYPSVGRPKKNQIPD; from the coding sequence ATGTATATAGAAACTTTTACCCCTACTGAAGCTGCGGCATTTATCGAATTACCAACAAAGAAGATTTATAAGGAAGTAGAATATAGAATTCTTCCTGAATATAATCCTCCAAGGCTTAATTTTGCTGCGTTAGTTTATCTACGTTTAATTAAAGAAATAGACTTTTTTAATGTTGATTTTCGCTTATATCTTTATCAAAGCTTAGTTAGAGCTTTGGAACAAAATTTACCAACTATTGAAATAGCAAGATTTATCAAAATAGAAGTTGAGCCTATTGCCAAGGAGGTATTAGAATTTATCAATTGTTTTCAGTTGTGGAAAGAAAATTTAGTTTCCGATCCGAACATCATGGGCGGAGAAGCAGTATTTCCTAATTCTCGGCTTACGGTTCGTCATATTGGTTCAATGCTTGATAGGGGTGAGTCAATAGAGATTATACACGAAGACTATCCTTATTTGACTGAAGAAGATATAAAATTTGCTCAAGTGTACGTGAAAGCCTACCCAAGTGTTGGACGACCTAAAAAGAATCAAATTCCTGATTGA